Proteins encoded in a region of the Micropterus dolomieu isolate WLL.071019.BEF.003 ecotype Adirondacks linkage group LG07, ASM2129224v1, whole genome shotgun sequence genome:
- the LOC123973359 gene encoding CASP8 and FADD-like apoptosis regulator — MALPDHCQLQVINEISEALCSGERRILLYLCEILDTDNSVGCLKATLESKAMCYERWDLFLAELILALRRYDILKKVWKTSREQFERTLKVGPVLPKFRVLMVNIGEEMANDDLDSLKFLLSKILLREKMEKAQNFLDVIIELEKLDKVSPERVDILEKKLRDIGRVDLAKKVTAYKMSELFTVTSELHISQQQRCRAPHLLSPSNSSHPLLQTRRGQSFHSENIPAPVYREQTYQSPLDCYKFNSNPRGVCLIIDCVGNDGVMLEDTFKALQFNVVVHNWLSGGDIYSTLAKMSTQRENLEGDGFVCCIMSRGTSDYLLGTDSNSTGLRLDNVRRLFTADACPMLAGKPKLFFIQRYSIPEFQPHATTYHQDEDLEIDGCDGLARCDIIPTDADVFWSHCWTDARQLEQGLHCSIYLKALTDALCKGQRRKTHLVDIHTEVNGALFEHNKRNPGASYHIDLKHTLRKDVYLQ, encoded by the exons ATGGCTCTTCCAGACCATTGTCAGCTTCAGGTGATTAATGAAATAtcagaggctctctgcagtgGTGAACGCAGGATTCTCCTCTACCTGTGTGAAATCCTGGACACAGACAACAGTGTGGGTTGTCTAAAAGCGACGCTGGAATCTAAAGCGATGTGCTACGAGAGGTGGGACCTGTTCCTGGCAGAGCTGATATTGGCGTTGAGACGTTATGATATCCTAAAGAAAGTGTGGAAAACCAGCAGGGAGCAGTTTGAGAGAACTCTGAAAGTCGGGCCGGTTCTGCCAAAATTCAG AGTGTTGATGGTTAATATAGGTGAGGAAATGGCCAATGACGATCTGGACAGTCTGAAATTCTTGTTAAGCAAAATATTACTCCGTGAGAAGATGGAAAAGGCACAG AATTTCCTGGATGTGATCATAGAACTTGAGAAGCTGGATAAAGTTTCACCTGAAAGAGTTGACATTCTAGAGAAAAAATTGCGAGACATTGGCAGGGTCGACCTAGCCAAAAAAGTGACTGCTTACAAGATGTCAG AACTTTTCACAGTTACATCTGAACTACATATATCTCAACAGCAGAGGTGCAGAGCTCCT CATCTGCTGAGCCCTTCAAATAGTTCCCACCCTCTACTGCAAACAAGACGAGGACAGTCCTTCCACAGTG AAAACATACCAGCACCTGTTTACAGAGAGCAGACTTATCAG AGTCCGTTAGATTGCTACAAATTTAACAGTAATCCCAGAGGAGTTTGTTTAATCATTGACTGCGTGGGTAATGATGGAG tcatgttggaagacaCATTTAAGGCTCTTCAATTCAACGTGGTCGTCCACAATTGGCTAAGTGGGGGTGACATTTATTCTACCCTCGCAAAGATGtccacacagagagagaaccTTGAAGGTGACGGCTTTGTCTGTTGCATCATGAGCCGTGGCACATCAGATTATCTCCTGGGTACAGACTCGAACAGCACAGGTCTACGCCTGGATAATGTCAGACGTCTTTTCACTGCCGATGCATGCCCCATGCTGGCTGGCAAGCCCAAACTCTTCTTCATCCAGAGGTACAGCATCCCCGAGTTCCAGCCCCATGCCACAACGTACCACCAGGATGAAGATCTGGAGATAGATGGGTGCGATGGGCTGGCCAGATGTGATATCATCCCTACAGATGCAGATGTGTTCTGGAGTCACTGCTGGACAGATGCACGTCAACTGGAGCAAGGACTCCATTGCTCCATTTACCTGAAGGCTCTGACAGACGCCTTATGCAAAGGCCAAAGAAG gaaaaCACATCTTGTTGACATTCATACCGAGGTGAATGGAGCCCTCTTTGAACATAACAAGAGGAATCCTGGAGCAAGCTACCACATTGATTTGAAACATACCCTACGGAAAGATGTTTACTTACAATAG